Below is a window of Enterobacter kobei DNA.
ACTATCAGTGTGTGATTTTTACCCACGGCTGCTTCTGGCATCACCACGACTGCTACCTGTTTAAAGTTCCGGCGACGCGTACGGATTTCTGGCTGGCGAAGATCGGCAAGAACGTGGAGCGCGATCAGCGCGATATCACGCAGCTGCGGGCAAATGGCTGGCGGGTGCTGGTAGTGTGGGAGTGCGCCCTGCGCGGGCGGCAGAAGCTGAGTGATGAGCGCCTGAGCGTGCGGCTGGAAGAGTGGATCTGCGGCGGCGGCGAGGCCGCACAGATCGACACGCAGGGGATCCAGACTATTTCTTGATCTCGCACGGTGTCACCACCGGGCGGGCAGGGAACAGGTATTTCCCCAGCGTCACCAGCACTACCGCAAGAATAATGATGCCCAGCGCCAGCCACTCCACCGGCGACAGAACCTCACCGGCAAAGGTGGTACCCAGCAGCACCGCCACCACCGGATTCACATAGGCGTAGCTGGTCGCGACAGCCGGGGTGGTATTGCGAATAAGGTACATGTACGCGCTGATGGCGATAATCGAACCAAAGATTGCCAGATAGCCCACCGCTAAAAAGCCTGACAGCGTCGGCAGGGTGGTGAGGCTTTCCCCGGTGATCCAGGACGCCGCCAGCAGCACGATGCCCGCCGCCAGCATTTCAATAGCACCCGCCATCATGCCGACCGGCAGTGCAATGCGCGAACCGTACACCGAGCCAAACGCCCAGCTTAGCGAGCCGATTAAGATCATCACCGCACCCAGCGGATTGCCACTCAGGTTGCCGCCGCTGTTAAGCAGCACAATACCGCTCAGGCCAATGGCGATGCCAAGCCACTCCAGCTTGCGGGTCTGGATCCCAAAAAAATGGCTGAAACAGAGTGTGAATAGCGGCACCGTCGCCACCACGACCGCGGCAATCCCCGACGGGACGTTCTGATGCTCAGCGACGGTGACCATACCATTACCCACCGCCAGCAGTAATACACCGATCAGCGCGGCGTTAAGCAGTGGACGCAGCGGTGGTAACCGGTGCCCGGTAAACAGCAGAAACGTCAGCAGCAGCACGCCCGCCGTCAGAAAGCGGACGCCCGCCATCATCAGTGGCGGCCAGCTTTCGACCCCGACTCGAATGACAAAGTAGGTGGAACCCCAGATAATATAAAGCGCGAAAAGAGAACCAATAAGCGGTAAAAGCTGCCTGAAACGCATACGCCCTCACGGCGGTATCAAAAGAAGATTTACAGTAAACGACAAAACTACTTAGCTGGCGAGTCATTTAGTCATCTGTAAATGTTAATTTTTTGTTGACTTCGCCACCAGCATTTCACAGCAGCCATTTATGCTCCATACTCATTGTTATATCAGCAAAAAAGAGAAGGAATGTATTTTGGCGGGAAGTAGTTTATTAACGTTACTGGACGACATTGCCACCTTACTGGATGACATCTCTGTCATGGGCAAACTGGCAGCGAAAAAGACGGCGGGCGTGCTCGGCGATGATTTGTCGCTTAACGCGCAGCAGGTGTCCGGCGTGCGCGCCAACCGCGAGCTGCCGGTCGTGTGGAGTGTGGCGAAAGGATCGCTGCTCAATAAAGTGATCCTTGTGCCACTGGCGTTGCTCATCAGCGCCTTTATTCCGTGGGCGATCACGCCGCTGTTAATGGTGGGCGGGGCGTTTTTATGTTTTGAAGGTGTTGAAAAGGTACTGCATACTCTGCATGCCCGTAAGCATAAAGAAACGCCGGAAGCGCGCCAGCAGCGTCTCGACGCCATCGCCGCGCAGGATCCGAAAACCTTCGAGCGCGATAAAGTCAAAGGCGCGATACGCACCGATTTTATTCTGTCGGCAGAGATTGTCGCCATCACGCTCGGTATTGTTGCCGATGCGCCGCTGCTCAACCAGGTTCTGATACTGTCCGGTATCGCACTGGTGGTAACGATTGGCGTGTATGGCCTGGTCGGGGTGATCGTCAAACTGGATGATGTGGGTTACTGGCTGGCGGAGAAGCCCGGTGCTGTGGCAAGATCGGTGGGTAAAGGCCTGCTGGTGGTTGCCCCCTGGCTGATGAAATCGCTCACTATTATCGGCACCTTAGCCATGTTTCTGGTGGGCGGCGGGATCGTGGTGCACGGCATTCCTCCGTTGCATCATGCGATTGAACATATGGCCGCCGCACACGGTGCGGTGGTTCAGGCAACCTTACCGATGCTGGCTAATTTAGTGCTGGGCTTTGTGATTGGCCTGGCCGTTGTGGCGGTGGTAAAAGGTATCGCGCGGTTACGCGGCGTAAAGGAGTAATCCTCTTCAGCCCGGCACTGCCGGGCTTTTTTACCGGCACAACCTTAAAACTCAGGAAAACGCGCTGTGCTGTTAAAAAAGTTTTGCCTCTTTTGTGATCCTGCGCGGATCGTAAACCTCTGCTTTACCATTGTTCTGGTTAGCTCAACGCTGCTTACCTGGCGTGAAGCCGTGGTGCTGGAAGATGCCTATGCCGCCAGCCAGCGTACCACGCTTGAAAAAGCCACCTCTGCTCTGGATCGGCAGATGCAAACAGGCCTCAACCTGTTGCTGTTTTATCACAACAGTATGCAGACCGCGATGCAGACCCCGCTTGCTTTAAAAGTCCTCCATGATACCCGGCAGGAATTTGACGCTGTCCGCCGGCAACCTTCATGGCAGATTAATGGCTATGCCCGACGCACGTTGCCGATTAACGGCGTGAGCGATGCCTTTGTACAGCAACACCCGATGCTGAACCGTGATATTCCCGGCTTTGGCGATGAAATGATTGCCGCCCAGGAAGTGGCCTACATGATGCGTCTGTCGGTGGTTTATCCGGTGGCGCCGTCACGGGCCATTTATGTCTCACGCGCGGGCTATTTTGTTTCCACCAGCACCCCGGCAGACAGTGAAGATACGGCCGCACGTTATCAGAGGATCATTGATTCTTCCTGGTTCAGCGGTCAGTCCGTTAGCGAGAATCCTACGCGTGACGTACGCTGGTTCGCCCGCACTGGCTATGGTGGTGAATTCATTACCGCCAGCATACCGCTCGATTATCAGCAGTACTGGTACGGTACTGTCGCGCTGCAGTTCCCGGTCGCTTTCTTTAAACAGCAACTGGAAGACACACTTAATGATGATGATAAAGGCGAGTACCAGCTCTACGACGAACAGTTTCGTCTGATCACCGCGTCGACGAACGACAACGCGGCACCAGCGGTGTTCAATGACACAGACCGGCATGAACTGCTTCAGGCGATGGCGATGAAAAGCGCCGGTAATCTGCATCTCGGCAGCCTGTTTGTCAGCTGGCAAAAACTGAAGCATTTCGATGGCGTGCTGATCCGTATCCATTCTCTCAGTGCGGGCCTCGATGGTGATTTTGGCACCATCAGCATTGTGATCGCGCTACTGTGGCTACTGTTCACCACGATGGTACTGATCTCGTGGGGGGTGATCCGCCGGATGGTACGCAATATGTCTGAGATGCAAAGTTCGTTGCAGTGGCAGGCCTGGCACGATCCCTTAACCCGACTGAGCAACCGCGGCGGGCTTTTTAATCAGGCGAAAAAACTCACCGCGTACAGCCAGCAAACCGGCGAGCCGATAGCGGTCATCCAGATTGATCTCGACCACTTTAAGCAGGTTAATGACCGCCACGGCCATCAGGCGGGCGATCGTGTGCTGACGCATGTGGCCCGCTTGATCAGTAATACGCTTAGGGCGGATGATGTGGCCGGCCGCGTCGGTGGGGAAGAGTTTTGTGTGATCATACCGAACGCGACGCTGGCACAGGCGGCTGAGATTGCGGAGCGTATCCGCACGCGCATTGCTGCGAAAGAAATCCTGCTGCCGAAAGGCCGTACGCTGCGCATCACCGCCTCGCTCGGAGTCAGCAGCGGTGTGGTGGATGATCTGGTGAATTTTGAGTTATTGCAGTCCATTGCCGACAATCGGCTTTACCATGCCAAACGCAGCGGGCGCAACCAGGTGTGCGCCAGCGGTGAATATCAGGGCTCGCCGAGCCAGTAATCCAGGCCTTCGCGCCAGCCGGCCGGGCCTTTGAGTTCCGTGCGGTAGACGCGGTCTGGATCGTCATTACGCAGCGCCACGCCGTCGCGGTTAAGGCCTTTGACGACCACGGCGAAATCGACGTTATCCAGCAGCGGGGCGTCGTTCGGACCATCCCCGAGGCCAAGGGTGATATGAGGGTGGCCGTCGCGCTGGCGGTACTGTTTTGTCAGCCAGTTGACGGCCTGATCTTTGCCACCGCTCTCATCCAGCACGTGCCAGTAACGCGCGCCCTGCATAAAACGCAATCCCAGCCCCGCCAGCGTGTCGCTGAACAGCGCCATGCGTTCATCGCTGTCGCGCCAGATCAGCGTCTCAGAGGCCTCGTGCAGGCGTGCCAGAGCCGCCTGCGCAGGCGTCAGCCCGGTCACCTCCGCCAGCACGCGATCTTCCATCTCGCTAAATAGCGTAAATTTGTAGCCATTTTGCTCACGCAGCTGTGTCAGTACCTTGACCACTTCATCATGCGTGGCGCCATTGATCAGCCGCGGGTAGTCCGCATGATCCTGCCAGCGGGTGTCGAGCTGGATCACCGCGCCATTCTCGGCAATAAACGGCAGATCCTTAAGGCCGAGGCTTTTCTGAAGCGCCAGCATGTCGGCAGCCGTTTTACTGCTGCACAGAATGACCGGGATGTTATGCTGGCCTAGGCGGCTCAGCCACTCTGCGGCGGGCTGCCAGTCATACGTATGGCTGTCCAGCAGGGTGCCATCGAGATCGCTAAAAACCAGTAGGGGGTCGTGCAGGGTTGGCATAAAACGGCTCCTGTAGTGCGGATAAATGTGCGCGATGCTAAGAAAAATCTCAAATACCTTGTGGTTTTGTAAGGCTTCTTCTCAGGGGCACAAGGCTGCAAGTCTTCTGCCGTGCGACCTCGCCATTTATAACCTTAATGAATTCTATGTAAGTGAATTATTACCAATGTAAATATATCCTTGTCACCTATCTCAATAGTAGATACATTCTCAGCACATCAGATTTCCTGGTGTAACGAATTTTCAAGTGCTTCTTGCAATCGCAAGTTTTAACCCGGCCTCCCCAGGCCGGGTTTTTTTATATCCGTAAGCTTAGCGGTTAATTTCTGACGCGCTAAAGTCATGGATATCCAGCTCAAAAGCCTCTGCCAGTTCCCGCCACGTATGATAATCACGCCCGTCAACGCTCACCCGTTGCCCGTCATCGCTGTCAACGCGATGAATATTGCTTTCGCTGATTTCATTAATGGCCGCCAGCAGGGCGTCGACATTAATTTCGCCTTCACCAGAAGGTTTATTGCCGTGATCGCCTTTCATTGCCGTTACCTCTTTCGCCCCGACAGCCTAAGTATAGACGGTGGAGAAAAGCAGCAATCAGGCAGATGAACGCTGTCAGAAGACGGGTTTTGTTCTACACTGGCAAAAATGCACTCAGGAGGATGAAAATGAAGGTAAACGATAAGGTTACAGTGAAAACGGACGGGGGTCCTCGCCGTCCGGGAGTCGTACTGGCCGTCGAGCCGTTCAGTGAAGGCACTATGTATCTGGTATCCCTTGAGGACTACCCGTTAGGCATCTGGTTCTTTAACGAGCTGGGGCACCCGGACGGGGTATTTGTGGAGAAGCAAGACCCGTAAACCCTCCGGCGGGGGAGGGGGGCGCCCGCTTACCCTCTCACCGCATATTGACGAAAATACCGTTGGTCACATTATCGGTAAGTCGTACCACGTGATAGATCACTTGCTTATTATGCGTTTTGATTTTTCTTTTAATATTACCCTTATGTGATGATACCGTCTTCGCTTTAATATTCATCTGATCGGATATTTGAATGGTTCCCTGACCTGACATCCACATTTTCAACATACTGGATTCAGTACGGCTTAACGAGAGTGTAGGCAGGTTAATGGAACCTTTGCCCTTTGCCTCAGTATTCAGGCAACCACCGAGAATGTCATCCAGTGATTCAGGCTTAATCGATTTTGAACTAATTAATAAGTTTTTGCGTACCAGCAGGTATTCATCAAAGTGGATATTGGCAATTGCCATAAACACGATAAACATTGTTTTCGGATATTGATTAATGATTTGCTTAATTTGCAGGCTGAGTTCCTGATCATGTATAAAGCAGTCTTCATTAATAAATACCACTGCGGGTTTTAGCGCCTCGCAGGCAGATCCAAGCTCATCAACGGTCTCTACATCATTGATTTCTCGCTTTTTTACTCCCCGGCTTGTCAGGTATCCGGTTAATCCCAACCTGGTATAACTGCATAAATCCATAATAATCGTTGACATGGCATACCCTCACTCAATGCGTAACGATAATTCACCCCTGCCTGAATGCTGTAGATCAGCCAACCGGATGAAAATAATCTAAAAAGCGTTTGAGCAACACAAGACTTTCAGGCGAACTCACTATCCCGTAAAGTTACGTATAATTTGCCAGGAATCATCTTAAAGTAAAGTAAATGTTTCGATCTGTGAGGAGGCTAAAAACAAATAAGCCGCGCCAGTTATATCCTGGTAGATGTGCCCGCTATTTATTTTTAGGAATAACCTCAGGGAAAGCAGCACTAAACTCAGGGATTAGTATTCTGCGGCATCTCGCTGACAATATCTGCCAACAGATTGAAGATTTCGCTGAATAAATGCTCACAGAAGGGCGCGATCAGCGGCATCAGCAAGGCCATCAGCAGGATGCCGACGCTCAGCGTGATAGGGAAGCCAATGGCGAACACCGAGAGTTGCGGAGCCATGCGGTTGAGCAGGCCAAGGGACATGTTCAGCGTCAGCAGCATGGTCATCACCGGCAGGGCCAGCATCAAACCATTGAGGAAAATTAAGCCGCCAGCGCGGGTCAGCGCGAGGAAGGCGTTGCTGTTGATCGGGTTATTACCAACTGGCAGCGTATGGAAGGTATCCACCAGCATGGAAATCAGCCACAGATGCCCATCAAAGGTCAAAAACAGCAGCAGCGCCAGCAGATCCATAAAGCGCGCCAGTACCGGCATATTCAGGTTACTGGCGGGATCGAAGAAGGTGGCGAACGACAGGCCCATTTGCAGGCCGATAAGCTCACCCGCCGTACGGATCGCAGCAAAAGCGAACTGCATGGTAAAGCCCAGCGCCATGCCAATCATTATTTGCTGCAACGCCAGCCACAGGGCATTTGCGGAGAAAATGGTCACGTCATTAGCCGGCAGCGACGGGGCGATCACAAAGGTGATCACCAGCCCGAGGCCCAACTTGACGCGCTTGGGCACGGTACGTTCGCTTAAGATTGGGGCGGTTGAGATCAGCGCCAGTACGCGCAGCAGCGGCCAGAAATACATACTTAGCCAGTGCAGCCACTGGTCGCTGGTGACGTGCAGCATCTCAGGCGTTATCCGATGATGTAGGGGATGTTATTAAACAGACCGCGCATATAATCGAGCAGCAAATTCAGCATCCACGGCCCGGCCACCACGATAGCCACGACCACGGCGATGATTTTCGGAATGAACGACAGCGTCATTTCGTTAATCTGCGTGGCTGCCTGCAAAATACTGATCACCAGACCCGTGACCAGCGATACCAGCAATAGCGGCGCCGCAAGGGAGAGGGCGACTTTCATCGCGTCGGTGCCCATCATCATGACCGATTCAGGCGTCATTGTGACATTCCTTAACTGTAGAAACTTTGAGCCAGCGATCCCACCAGCAGCTGCCAGCCGTCAACCAGCACGAACAGCATCAGCTTAAACGGTAACGCAATAGTGGCGGGCGGCACCATCATCATCCCGAGCGCCATCAGGACGCTGGCGATCACCAGGTCGATGATCAAAAACGGAATGAAAATGGTAAAGCCGATCTGGAAGGCGGTTTTTAACTCGCTGGTGACGTACGCGGGCAGCAGAATACGCAGCGGCACCGCTTCAGGCCCCTGCAACGGACCGGTATTTCCCAGACGGGCAAAGAGGGCCAGATCCGCTTCACGGGTCTGACGCATCATAAATTCTTTTAACGGCTGTGCACCTTTTTCCAGCGCCACGTCGACGGAAATTTTACTTTCGGAAAACGGCTGGTAGGCCTCGGTATAAATCTTATCGATCACCGGGGACATAATGAAAAAGGTCAAAAATAACGCCAGACCCAGCAGGACCTGGTTCGGCGGCGCGGAGGGCGTACCCAGCGCGTTTCGCAGCAGGCCAAACACAATGATGATACGCGTGAAGCTGGTCATCATCAGCAGAATGGCGGGCAGGAAGGTGAGCGAGGTGATAAACACCAGCGTCTGCACCGGCAGCGACCAGCTTTGACCACCCCCGGCGAGCGGCTGGCTGATCAGGCCCGGAAGCTGGGCAAACGCGGAGGGCGCAACCAGCACTAAGCCAGCCAGCGCAAGGGACAACAAAGGGCGCATCAGGATCTCCCGGAACGCTTGAGCAAATTCTTCAACACGGCCTGGAAATCCGGGGTGTTCTCTTTCAGACCCTCAGGCTCCGGCTGAGCGGGCGGGAGGGTGTGCAGCAATGAAATGTTCGACGCAGTAATACCCAGCACCAGACGCGCGTCCTCGACATCGACGATCACCACCCGCTCGCGCGGGCCGACGGTGGTGCTGGCGCTGACCTTCAGGCCGCGAGCGCTGGCGGTTTTACCGGCAAAACCCACGCGTTTCGCCAGCCAGGCCGCCGCCAGGATCAGGGCGATAATGCCCAACAGTGCGCCGCTGACTTGTAACAGCGGCGAACCGGGTGCGGCAGAAGGATGGGCAACGGTTGCCTGGGTTTTCATACTCAGCGGCTCAGACGACGCATACGCTCGGACGGGGTAATGATGTCGGTAATACGCACACCGTATTTATCCGCCACGACCACCACTTCACCTTGCGCGATCAGATAACCGTTGATCAGAATATCCAGCGGCTCGCCGGCCAGACCTTCCAGCGCTACCACCGACCCCTGCGTCAGACGCAGCAGTTCTTTGATGGTCATGCGAGTACGGCCCAGTTCCACGGTCAGCTTGACCGGAATATCCATGATCAGATCGATGTCCTGCAAGGTACCGCTGACATCGCCGCCGCCAAACTGCTGGAAGACCGCGTCGGCGGAGCTTTTGCTGCTGGTGGTGGTTTTCTGTTCGTTTAACGCATCAGCCCAGATATCGTCCATTGCTTCGTTGTTTTCATCGGACGGATTGTTCATGTCACTCATTTGGGCTGTTCCTCATTCAGCGAATTCAAGATCGGGTTGATCAAATGCTCTACACGCAGGGCGTACTGGCCGTTAATCGTGCCGTACTGGCTGGTGAGCACAGGCACACCGTCCACATGGGCAATGATGCGATCGGGTTTTTCGATCGGCAACACGTCACCGGGTTGCAGTTTCAGGATCTGCGACAGGCGCAGCGGTACATCGCCAAAGTTAGCGATCAGCTCCAGCTCAGAGTGCTGAACCTGACGTACCAGGTTATCGCGCCAGTTCTGGTCCTCGTTGCGGGAGTTCTCCAGCGGCGGGTTAACCAGGGTTTCACGCAACGGCTCAATCATGCTGAAGGGCAGACAGATATTAAACTCGCCCGTCAGGTTACCGATTTCCACGTGGAAAGGGGTATTGACGACAATATCGTTCGGCGATGTGGTGATGTTGGTAAACTTAACCTGCATCTCCGAACGCACATATTCAACGTCCAGCGGGTGGATCGCTTTCCATGCATCGCTGTAGCCTTCCAGCGCCAGCTTCAGCATGCGGTTAATCACGCGCTGCTCAGTATGGGTAAATTCACGGCCTTCCACTTTCGTCGGGAAGCGACCATCGCCACCGAACAGGTTATCCACGGCGATAAAGACCAGGCTTGGGGAAAACACAAACAGCCCGGTGCCGCGTAACGGTTTCAGGTGGATCAGGTTAAGGTTTGTCGGTACCGGCAGGTTACGCGCAAACTCGTGATACGGCTGAATACGGATCGCGCCAACGGTAATATCCGGGCTACGACGTAACAGGTTAAACAGTCCCATACGGAACTGACGCGCAAAACGTTCGTTGATGATCTCCAGCGCCTGTAAACGTTCGCGAACAACGCGACGCTGGGTATTAGGATCATAAGGGCGAATTTCGCTCTCGAAGCCGTCACCGGCCTTTGGAGCATCGTTATTATCGCTGTCGCCGTTTAAGAGCGCATCGATTTCAGCCTGAGAAAGAATACTGTCGCCCATGTCTTTACCGCAAAATGAAAGCTGTATAAAGAACGTCAGTCACTTCCTGCTTCGGTTGCCCGGCGACTAACGGCGAAGAGAGCGTATCTTTAATCGCATCCACGAGTTTCTGCTTGCCTTCAGCGGTCGCCAGTTGTGAAGCATCCTGACGCGAGAAGAGTAACAGTAAGCGGCTACGCACTTCCGGAAGATATTCGCTCAAACGTGTACGCGTCGCGTCATCTTTCAGACGCAACGTGATCCCCACGTACAACACCCGATCGGCGTCGCCCAGGTTCACGGTAAAGGTATCGAGAGCAAAGAAGACCGGTGCCGGAGGCGGCGGTAGTTCTGCTTTTTTGCTGGCGTCTGCCGGATGCTGTTGCATACGCCAGTAGCTGTAACCAGCGGTGGCGCACGCAGCGAGGGTGATTAACACCAACAGCGGGATCCAGATCCCACGCTTACTTTTTTTGGGAATGGCGGAGTCAGTCATCTGTTACTAGCTTCCTGTTTCGGTACTGCTGATAGAGTGATTATCCCGTGTCTGCCGCCCGTCAAAGGGTGGAAAAGACGGAGATAATCACGCTACCTTTTGCGTTTAGGCAAAGATGTCTACTGAACCCGTGCCGCGCGCGGCGGATTGCAGGCTGGCAGGCACCACCAAAGATTCATCATCTTCTGCGCCGAAATCATCGCGGCCAGTGCCGCGTGACGCCTGTTGCTGGGAAGAAGACTGCTGCTGACCGGCAAAACTTTCACTGCTGATGCTGCTCTGACCAAGCTCAATACCGCTTTCTGCCAGGTTAGTACGCAGTACCGGTAACGCTGCTTCCAGCGCCGCACGCACATGGCTGTGCGGTGACATCATCTGAATTTGCGCCTGGTTATCATCCAGCTTAAGGCTGATCTGTACCTGACCCAGATCTTCCGGGTGCAGACGCAGTTCGGCGCTTTGTTTGCCCTGACGGGTAAACAGCGTGATGTTCTGGCTGATGGTCTGCTGCCACTCACTGCTGCCGAGCGGCGCGCTGATCACCGGGGCGGCAACCGGCTGGCTGGCCACGGCGGGGGCGGCGGAGCTGACGGCAGGGGCGGCGCTGACCGTGGTGTTAACCGCATGGATCGCGGCCTGCGCATCGTCTTTCGCCGCGTGAGCGGCTACCGCGGCACCTGACTGCTGTGCGCTGTCTGCGCTCTGCAACTGAGCATTCAGCGCGCTGTTCGCGCCTTTATAGCCCGGCTGTCCGGCAGCGGCATCCGCCTTGTCGGTTAAGCCCGTGTCGCGGGTATCGGCAGTGGCGAGGTTCAGCGTGCGGCTGCCGGACGCGGTGGCTACGGCGGCGGACGCGGTAGTACCGGTTGCGGTAACCGGCGCGGCTTTGGCATCCACTTGATGCGGCAGCATCGCCATCAGGGCGCTGAGGCTGGCGAGTTCATCGTCGCTGAGGTTCACCGTCTCTTTGTCGTCTGCTTTGACGCTTTTTGTAAGCTGCGCCAGGCTGTCGGCTTTCAGGCCGCTGGTCAGCAGCGGCGTCACGCCCTGTAGCTGTGAGGCATCTTCCGCCAGCACATCTTCCTTAACGCTCTGACGCGCCAGGATATCGGCGAGCTTAGCCGCAGGCGAGCGGACGTCCGCCTCGCCGGTGTCTTTGCTCAGCAGTCCTTTTTGAAGTTTCGCGCCCGCGGCCTGTAAATCGGCCAGCGACAGCGTCTCGCCTTCACCCTCAACCGCGGTACCGGAAAGCGCACCGGTCAGCAGCGCCATAAAAT
It encodes the following:
- the dgcQ gene encoding cellulose biosynthesis regulator diguanylate cyclase DgcQ — its product is MLLKKFCLFCDPARIVNLCFTIVLVSSTLLTWREAVVLEDAYAASQRTTLEKATSALDRQMQTGLNLLLFYHNSMQTAMQTPLALKVLHDTRQEFDAVRRQPSWQINGYARRTLPINGVSDAFVQQHPMLNRDIPGFGDEMIAAQEVAYMMRLSVVYPVAPSRAIYVSRAGYFVSTSTPADSEDTAARYQRIIDSSWFSGQSVSENPTRDVRWFARTGYGGEFITASIPLDYQQYWYGTVALQFPVAFFKQQLEDTLNDDDKGEYQLYDEQFRLITASTNDNAAPAVFNDTDRHELLQAMAMKSAGNLHLGSLFVSWQKLKHFDGVLIRIHSLSAGLDGDFGTISIVIALLWLLFTTMVLISWGVIRRMVRNMSEMQSSLQWQAWHDPLTRLSNRGGLFNQAKKLTAYSQQTGEPIAVIQIDLDHFKQVNDRHGHQAGDRVLTHVARLISNTLRADDVAGRVGGEEFCVIIPNATLAQAAEIAERIRTRIAAKEILLPKGRTLRITASLGVSSGVVDDLVNFELLQSIADNRLYHAKRSGRNQVCASGEYQGSPSQ
- the fliP gene encoding flagellar type III secretion system pore protein FliP (The bacterial flagellar biogenesis protein FliP forms a type III secretion system (T3SS)-type pore required for flagellar assembly.) — translated: MRPLLSLALAGLVLVAPSAFAQLPGLISQPLAGGGQSWSLPVQTLVFITSLTFLPAILLMMTSFTRIIIVFGLLRNALGTPSAPPNQVLLGLALFLTFFIMSPVIDKIYTEAYQPFSESKISVDVALEKGAQPLKEFMMRQTREADLALFARLGNTGPLQGPEAVPLRILLPAYVTSELKTAFQIGFTIFIPFLIIDLVIASVLMALGMMMVPPATIALPFKLMLFVLVDGWQLLVGSLAQSFYS
- the yodD gene encoding YodD family peroxide/acid resistance protein; this translates as MKGDHGNKPSGEGEINVDALLAAINEISESNIHRVDSDDGQRVSVDGRDYHTWRELAEAFELDIHDFSASEINR
- the rcsA gene encoding transcriptional regulator RcsA → MSTIIMDLCSYTRLGLTGYLTSRGVKKREINDVETVDELGSACEALKPAVVFINEDCFIHDQELSLQIKQIINQYPKTMFIVFMAIANIHFDEYLLVRKNLLISSKSIKPESLDDILGGCLNTEAKGKGSINLPTLSLSRTESSMLKMWMSGQGTIQISDQMNIKAKTVSSHKGNIKRKIKTHNKQVIYHVVRLTDNVTNGIFVNMR
- the fliO gene encoding flagellar biosynthetic protein FliO, whose protein sequence is MKTQATVAHPSAAPGSPLLQVSGALLGIIALILAAAWLAKRVGFAGKTASARGLKVSASTTVGPRERVVIVDVEDARLVLGITASNISLLHTLPPAQPEPEGLKENTPDFQAVLKNLLKRSGRS
- the dsrB gene encoding protein DsrB; translated protein: MKVNDKVTVKTDGGPRRPGVVLAVEPFSEGTMYLVSLEDYPLGIWFFNELGHPDGVFVEKQDP
- the yedA gene encoding drug/metabolite exporter YedA, whose translation is MRFRQLLPLIGSLFALYIIWGSTYFVIRVGVESWPPLMMAGVRFLTAGVLLLTFLLFTGHRLPPLRPLLNAALIGVLLLAVGNGMVTVAEHQNVPSGIAAVVVATVPLFTLCFSHFFGIQTRKLEWLGIAIGLSGIVLLNSGGNLSGNPLGAVMILIGSLSWAFGSVYGSRIALPVGMMAGAIEMLAAGIVLLAASWITGESLTTLPTLSGFLAVGYLAIFGSIIAISAYMYLIRNTTPAVATSYAYVNPVVAVLLGTTFAGEVLSPVEWLALGIIILAVVLVTLGKYLFPARPVVTPCEIKK
- a CDS encoding mannosyl-3-phosphoglycerate phosphatase-related protein, whose translation is MPTLHDPLLVFSDLDGTLLDSHTYDWQPAAEWLSRLGQHNIPVILCSSKTAADMLALQKSLGLKDLPFIAENGAVIQLDTRWQDHADYPRLINGATHDEVVKVLTQLREQNGYKFTLFSEMEDRVLAEVTGLTPAQAALARLHEASETLIWRDSDERMALFSDTLAGLGLRFMQGARYWHVLDESGGKDQAVNWLTKQYRQRDGHPHITLGLGDGPNDAPLLDNVDFAVVVKGLNRDGVALRNDDPDRVYRTELKGPAGWREGLDYWLGEP
- a CDS encoding DUF808 domain-containing protein yields the protein MAGSSLLTLLDDIATLLDDISVMGKLAAKKTAGVLGDDLSLNAQQVSGVRANRELPVVWSVAKGSLLNKVILVPLALLISAFIPWAITPLLMVGGAFLCFEGVEKVLHTLHARKHKETPEARQQRLDAIAAQDPKTFERDKVKGAIRTDFILSAEIVAITLGIVADAPLLNQVLILSGIALVVTIGVYGLVGVIVKLDDVGYWLAEKPGAVARSVGKGLLVVAPWLMKSLTIIGTLAMFLVGGGIVVHGIPPLHHAIEHMAAAHGAVVQATLPMLANLVLGFVIGLAVVAVVKGIARLRGVKE
- the fliN gene encoding flagellar motor switch protein FliN; this translates as MSDMNNPSDENNEAMDDIWADALNEQKTTTSSKSSADAVFQQFGGGDVSGTLQDIDLIMDIPVKLTVELGRTRMTIKELLRLTQGSVVALEGLAGEPLDILINGYLIAQGEVVVVADKYGVRITDIITPSERMRRLSR
- a CDS encoding very short patch repair endonuclease, with amino-acid sequence MADVHDKATRSKNMRAIGTHDTAIEQRVAGLLTSLGLAFRVQDAALPGRPDFVIDDYQCVIFTHGCFWHHHDCYLFKVPATRTDFWLAKIGKNVERDQRDITQLRANGWRVLVVWECALRGRQKLSDERLSVRLEEWICGGGEAAQIDTQGIQTIS
- the fliR gene encoding flagellar biosynthetic protein FliR, producing the protein MLHVTSDQWLHWLSMYFWPLLRVLALISTAPILSERTVPKRVKLGLGLVITFVIAPSLPANDVTIFSANALWLALQQIMIGMALGFTMQFAFAAIRTAGELIGLQMGLSFATFFDPASNLNMPVLARFMDLLALLLFLTFDGHLWLISMLVDTFHTLPVGNNPINSNAFLALTRAGGLIFLNGLMLALPVMTMLLTLNMSLGLLNRMAPQLSVFAIGFPITLSVGILLMALLMPLIAPFCEHLFSEIFNLLADIVSEMPQNTNP
- the fliQ gene encoding flagellar biosynthesis protein FliQ; this encodes MTPESVMMMGTDAMKVALSLAAPLLLVSLVTGLVISILQAATQINEMTLSFIPKIIAVVVAIVVAGPWMLNLLLDYMRGLFNNIPYIIG